From one Anabas testudineus chromosome 21, fAnaTes1.2, whole genome shotgun sequence genomic stretch:
- the LOC113173777 gene encoding melanoregulin-like produces MGARFTICCCHYYMKHNRGERNAILRMHKTTASTLPELLSSDSSDSDTEEESLFGAQSSRKNLWNNQQSQRSSIEQRVTANTPCDLPVRRGSDRQLQDFISMRDQADKATEEWEKLNYDIHTLCYAKREVRSRWKKILLQLGYQREVDALLCVNTQSWYSPDQEHLSRATELLKQLLDHTSLFPPGTGHQNRYLHVMDRLVSLDSAEDFIRLAKEKYPKK; encoded by the exons ATGGGTGCTAGGTTTACCATATGCTGTTGTCATTACTATATGAAacacaacagaggagagaggaatgCTATCTTGCG taTGCACAAAACCACAGCTTCCACACTCCCTGAGCTGTTATCCAGTGATTCCAGTGACAgcgacacagaggaggagagccTTTTTGGGGCACAGTCTTCAAGAAAAAACCTGTGGAACAACCAGCAGAGCCAGAGGAGCAGTATAGAGCAGCGGGTCACAGCAAACACACCCTGTGACCTGCCCGTCAGGCGAGGATCGGACAGACAGTTACAGGATTTCATCAGCATGAGAGACCAGGCTGACAAAGCCACAGAG GAGTGGGAGAAGTTGAACTATGACATACACACTTTGTGCTATGCAAAAAGAGAAGTTAGATCTCGATGGAAGAAAATACTGTTGCAGCTTG GTTACCAACGTGAGGTGGATGCCTTGCTGTGTGTGAACACGCAGAGCTGGTACAGTCCAGATCAGGAGCATCTCAGTAGAGCTACTGAACTGTTGAAACAGCTGCTGGACCACACCTCTCTGTTCCCCCCTGGGACAGGACACCAGAACAGATACCTCCATGTTATG GATCGACTGGTGTCATTGGACAGTGCTGAGGACTTTATCAGACTGGCCAAAGAAAAATATCCGAAGAAATGA